The following proteins are encoded in a genomic region of Sebastes fasciatus isolate fSebFas1 chromosome 14, fSebFas1.pri, whole genome shotgun sequence:
- the zmym2 gene encoding zinc finger MYM-type protein 2 isoform X3, with product MDGESELNPAVAEEAAGERVEPMDATPSPEQQTTPPSEEAGEAVSMVTEEEEDEATKEGGTEDNADDDVVLVGEEEEEEEEDPQPSATTPSQDTPSTDGPEPAASVDMSTPAEVTPSSPASSSASTAAAEAAPSKPPTTEAEPIVIDDEEDSEQKDVSSSSPAHPGGSSESHSPGALSSTEPDSEIRIASVTTLGSSSQKEEDSAVSAVNTPPHPVDVQEDMTLMITSVTSLQGDAAADTAAGEGQVEENGLQISSAFSLNPDTPSGRPTASFNPGRGSGPMGQLVQNGDTGTHNRADSWISQSASVPRNQKQTGVDSPSPATSLPKPPGQSSSSTSSSGSQPQPRTVKVTCANCKKPLKKGQTAYQRKGSTHLFCSTTCLSAFSHKPAPKKSCTMCKKDITNMKGTIVAQVDSSESFQEFCSTGCLGAYENKQNPPKSGIKTKCTVCGKLTEIRHEVSFKTVTHKICSDTCFNVYRRANGLIMNCCEQCGDYLPSRASANHFLLVDGQQKRFCCQNCIRDFKQANSKLATCLTCKTLIKTGEVLHSLGAGGTMGSYCSVNCMNKGKLASTSFINTEPTCHFCKRNSLPQYQATLPEGNILNFCSSQCVTKFQNATLQTTTNGQTALSTTNNSVQLKCNYCRGAFSLKPEILEWEDKVYQFCSKTCCEDYKKLHCIVTFCEYCQEEKTLHEMVKFSGVKRPFCSEGCKLLFKQDFIKRLGLKCVSCNHCNQLCKRGLTRQLGGMMRDFCSEACSKKFNDWYYKAARCDCCKVQGNLTESVMWRTEMKQFCDQECLLKFYCQQNEPIMVTQKGPENSTLGYEMHGAKLGMVNQGTAAYAGGGLMRDVKNKAVLCKPLTLTKATYCKPHMQSKLLQTDVDDGVKREYIPVPIPVPVFIPIPMNMYSQFTPTPVSLPIPVPVPVFLPTTLQGAEQIIQTLNELKNKMTSYPLEADLLSVADIITDDQKPDVKLVKVKERGGVEASSSSSEEEEKEEEEEKEEVVEEEEEEKKEEEEEKEEEEKEEEEEEEVEKQKEEEEQEEEEVEEKKEVKEEKQKEEEVEKMEKMEEVEEKKVKEEEDQYEPDLDLEADFPQASDPVPVLEGMDEDMGFSLPPVLAEESEESAPQPQPRRRGNKRRAVEEGSDLASSSSSHLTDRCSEGRSLPLKARYGINAWKRWALSPSDQSDDAKVKDRSKPARSKSNLLSLSSEELNVALSRFVREVCRPSGERYSPDSILYLCLGIQQHLHAKGRKDDLFSDPCYQQLGEELNKVLKDWQPSVLPDGSLWGRVEEQSLWSSRQLGEQSPAALLRSLVYLNTKYFGLRTVEQHLRLSFANVYGPDTVHPVTKETTVCIRVPSISQDHHVQTESRKRKRTLEDGDQDYEPDDDSGGSTVRCPVKKHECHLYDLYRSKCPALLRERLDVFYVQPDPACGPDDPLWFSSTPLERQILESLLTRVLLVRDVYTDKQHLEEDEEEEEEEDGGEAVGGE from the exons ATGGACGGGGAGTCAGAACTGAACCCTGCCGTAGCAGAAGAGGCAGCAGGGGAGCGGGTGGAGCCCATGGATGCCACTCCCTCCCCCGAGCAACAGACCACGCCCCCCTCCGAGGAGGCTGGGGAGGCAGTTTCCATGGTAacggaagaagaagaagatgaagccACAAAGGAGGGTGGCACAGAGGACAATGCTGATGACGATGTGGTTCTGgtaggggaggaggaggaggaagaggaggaggacccCCAGCCTTCTGCCACGACCCCTTCCCAGGACACGCCCAGCACAGACGGCCCAGAGCCGGCTGCGTCCGTAGACATGTCCACGCCAGCAGAGGTGACCCCCAGTTCTCCTGCGTCTTCCAGCGCATCCACGGCGGCGGCGGAAGCGGCGCCTTCCAAACCTCCAACCACAGAGGCAGAGCCCATCGTCATTGACGATGAGGAGGACTCTGAGCAGAAAGAcgtttcctcctcctcgccAGCGCACCCTGGAGGCTCCTCAGAGTCCCACTCGCCAGGCGCCCTCAGCAGCACGGAGCCAGATTCAGAGATCAGGATCGCCAGCGTCACCACGCTGGGCTCCAGTAGCCAGAAAGAAGAAGACTCCGCTGTCTCTGCAGTGAATACGCCGCCGCATCCAGTGGACGTCCAGGAAGACATGACCCTGATGATAACCTCGGTGACATCACTGCAGGGCGACGCGGCGGCTGACACAGCG GCAGGTGAAGGCCAGGTGGAGGAAAACGGTCTGCAGATTAGCAGCGCGTTCAGCTTGAATCCCGACACCCCATCTGGTCGACCGACAGCCTCCTTCAACCCGGGGCGGGGCTCGGGCCCCATGGGTCAGCTGGTACAGAACGGAGACACGGGGACGCACAACAGAGCAG ACTCGTGGATCTCCCAGTCAGCTTCAGTCCCCCGCAACCAAAAACAGACGGGGGTCGACTCTCCGTCGCCGGCCACCTCGCTGCCCAAACCTCCAGGCCAGTCTTCCTCGTCTACTTCCTCCTCAGGCTCCCAGCCGCAGCCCCGGACAGTCAAG GTGACCTGTGCCAACTGTAAAAAGCCTCTGAAGAAAGGCCAAACGGCCTACCAGCGTAAAGGCTCCACACACCTGTTCTGCTCCAccacctgtctctctgcctTCTCACACAAACCCGCCCCCAAGAAGAGCTGCACCATGTGCAAAAA ggaCATCACAAACATGAAAGGCACCATCGTGGCCCAGGTCGACTCCAGCGAGTCCTTCCAGGAGTTCTGCAGCACCGGCTGCCTCGGCGCATACGAGAACAAGCAAAACCCGCCCAAATCGGGCATCAAGACCAAATGTACTGTCTGCGGCAAGCTCACAGAG ATCCGGCACGAGGTCAGCTTCAAGACCGTGACCCACAAGATCTGCAGCGACACGTGTTTCAACGTTTACCGCAGGGCCAACGGCTTGATCATGAACTGCTGCGAGCAGTGTGGCGACTACCTGCCCAGCCGAGCGTCAGCCAACCACTTCCTGCTGGTCGACGGCCAACAGAAACGCTTCTGCTGCCAGAACTGCATCAGGGACTTCAAGCAG GCTAACAGTAAACTTGCGACCTGCCTGACTTGCAAAACGCTGATCAAGACGGGCGAGGTGCTGCACAGCCTCGGAGCGGGCGGCACTATGGGCTCCTACTGCTCCGTAAACTGCATGAACAAGGGCAAGCTGGCGTCGACCTCCTTCAtca acacagAGCCAACGTGTCACTTCTGTAAGAGGAACTCATTACCGCAGTACCAGGCCACGCTGCCGGAGGGAAACATCCTCAACTTCTGCAGCTCTCAGTGTGTTACCAAGTTCCAG aaCGCTACTCTTCAGACAACCACCAACGGACAGACGGCGCTCTCCACCACAAACAACAGCGTCCAGCTGAAGTGTAACTACTGTCGAGGAGCGTTCAGCTTGAAGCCCGAAATTCTGGAGTGGGAG GATAAGGTCTACCAGTTCTGCAGTAAGACGTGTTGTGAGGACTACAAGAAGCTCCACTGCATCGTGACGTTCTGCGAGTACTGTCAAGAGGAGAAGACGCTGCACGAGATGGTCAAGTTCTCCGGAGTCAAGAGGCCTTTCTGCAGCGAAG GCTGTAAGCTGTTATTTAAGCAGGACTTCATCAAGCGGTTGGGTCTGAAGTGTGTCAGCTGTAACCACTGCAACCAGCTCTGTAAGCGAGGTTTGACCCGGCAGCTCGGCGGTATGATGCGGGACTTCTGCAGCGAGGCCTGTTCCAAGAAGTTCAACGACTGGTACTACAAG GCGGCGAGGTGCGACTGCTGTAAGGTGCAGGGTAACCTGACGGAGTCGGTCATGTGGAGAACAGAGATGAAGCAGTTCTGTGACCAGGAGTGTCTGTTGAAGTTCTACTGCCAGCAGAACGAGCCCATCATGGTCACACAGAAAGGCCCCGAGAACTCCACCCTGG GTTATGAAATGCATGGGGCCAAACTTGGG ATGGTGAATCAGGGCACCGCGGCGTACGCTGGTGGAGGTTTGATGAGAGACGTCAAGAACAAGGCCGTGCTCTGCAAGCCGCTCACGCTCACCAAGGCTACTTACTGCAAGCCACACATGCAGAGCAAACTTTTACAGACAG ATGTAGACGATGGCGTGAAGAGGGAGTATATTCCTGTACCCATACCTGTGCCTGTCTTCATCCCCATTCCCATGAATATGTATTCCCAGTTCACTCCTACTCCGGTCTCTCTGCCTATACCG GTCCCCGTGCCTGTGTTCCTGCCCACCACCCTGCAGGGGGCGGAGCAGATCATCCAGACCCTCAACGAGCTGAAGAACAAGATGACCTCTTACCCTCTGGAGGCCGACCTGCTCTCTGTggctgacatcatcacagacGACCAGAAGCCAG ATGTGAAGCTGGTGAAGGTGAAGGAGCGTGGAGGAGTGGaggcctccagcagcagctctgaggaagaagagaaggaggaggaggaggagaaggaagaggtggtggaggaggaggaggaggagaagaaggaggaggaggaggagaaggaggaggaggagaaggaggaggaggaggaggaggaggtggagaagcagaaggaggaagaggagcaggaggaggaagaggtggaagaaaagaaggaggtgaaggaagagaagcagaaggaggaagaggtagagaagatggagaagatggaggaggtggaggagaagaaagtgaaggaggaggaggaccagtACGAGCCCGACCTGGATCTGGAGGCAGACTTCCCTCAAG CCTCAGACCCTGTTCCAGTCCTGGAGGGAATGGACGAGGACATGGGCTTCTCTCTACCTCCAGTCCTGGCTGAGGAGTCGGAGGAGTCGGCACCTCAACCACAGCCCAGGAGACGA gggAACAAGAGACGGGCGGTGGAGGAGGGCTCAGATCTGGCCTCGTCTTCTTCCTCCCATCTAACAGACAGATGCTCAGAAGGACGGTCGCTACCTCTCAAAGCTCGCTACGGCATCAATGCCTGGAAACGCTGGGCGCTGTCTCCTTCTGACCAATCAGACGACGCCAAAGTAAAAGACCGCTCCAAACCAG CTCGGTCTAAAAGTAACCTGTTGTCGCTGAGTTCAGAGGAGCTGAACGTGGCTCTGTCCCGGTTTGTCAGGGAGGTGTGCCGGCCCAGCGGGGAGCGCTACTCTCCAGACAGCATCCTCTACCTCTGTCTGGGGATCCAGCAG CATCTTCACGCCAAAGGCCGGAAGGATGACCTGTTCAGTGACCCGTGTTACCAGCAGCTTGGAGAAGAGCTCAACAAGGTCCTGAAGGACTGGCAGCCCAGCGTGCTTCCTGATG GCTCTCTGTGGGGTCGCGTGGAGGAGCAGAGTCTGTGGAGCAGCCGGCAGCTCGGCGAGCAGAGTCCGGCCGCTCTGCTGCGCTCGCTGGTCTACCTGAACACCAAATACTTCGGCCTGCGCACCGTGGAGCAGCACCTCCGCCTCTCCTTTGCCAACGTCTACGGCCCCGACACCGTCCATCCTGTCACCAAGGAGACCACCGTCTGCATCCGCGTGCCTTCCATCTCTCAGGACCACCACG TGCAAACAGAGTCGAGGAAGAGGAAGCGTACGTTGGAGGACGGCGATCAGGACTACGAACCAGACGACGACTCGGGAGGCTCCACCGTTCGTTGCCCGGTTAAGAAGCACGAGTGTCACCTGTACGACCTCTACAGATCCAAGTG CCCGGCGTTGTTGCGGGAGCGTCTGGACGTCTTCTACGTTCAGCCGGATCCGGCCTGCGGTCCCGACGACCCGCTGTGGTTCAGCTCCACGCCGCTGGAGCGACAGATCCTGGAGAGCCTCCTCACCAGAGTCCTCCTGGTCAGGGACGTTTACACAGACAAACAACACctggaggaagacgaggaggaggaagaggaggaggacgggggtGAAGCGGTTGGAGGAGAGTAG